From Salvelinus sp. IW2-2015 linkage group LG33, ASM291031v2, whole genome shotgun sequence, one genomic window encodes:
- the egr3 gene encoding early growth response protein 3 has protein sequence MTGKLADKLPLTMSSLINTIPDSLYPEEDIPTSMNIFTNTDSINHYSQMNTDNIMDLGMGSDKGTAEIQYGSSFQSNRSGQTVTYLGKFAFDTPPSGGIGGSGWCSENNIISLVSAGILGVSPSPGNITTQTSSSGASMGGQSSDMEQVYGPPLPAYSTCSELYQDQVSFHHSPATSTALGYPGNDYHTTSKPSMDGSLFSMIPDYNLFHHQGEVGVMEHKPFQSMDPIRVNPPPITPLETIRAFKDKQQIHPGFIGGQQLAPQHHQPPQTLTLKPIRPRKYPNRPSKTPVHERPHACPAENCDRRFSRSDELTRHLRIHTGHKPFQCRICMRSFSRSDHLTTHIRTHTGEKPFSCEFCGRKFARSDERKRHAKVHLKQKDKKPADKGSGAAGSHSSPPSSCGGSGGPSGGNIMTVTTCA, from the exons ATGACAGGGAAACTAGCGGACAAGCTCCCTCTTACCATGAGCAGTTTAATTAACACGATTCCTGACAGTCTTTACCCAGAAGAGGACATTCCGACGTCTATGAACATTTTCACCAATACGGATTCTATAAACCACTACTCGCAAATGAATACAG ATAATATCATGGATCTGGGGATGGGAAGTGATAAGGGAACCGCAGAGATCCAGTACGGCTCCAGCTTCCAGTCAAACCGCAGTGGGCAGACCGTCACCTATCTGGGGAAGTTTGCCTTCGACACACCTCCGTCGGGTGGAATCGGGGGCTCCGGCTGGTGTTCAGARAACAATATCATTAGTTTAGTAAGTGCTGGCATCCTGGGTGTTTCCCCGTCGCCTGGCAATATCACCACACAGACGTCGTCCTCTGGGGCCAGCATGGGCGGCCAGTCCTCAGACATGGAGCAAGTGTACGGTCCACCACTGCCCGCCTATTCCACCTGCAGCGAGCTGTACCAGGACCAGGTCTCCTTCCACCACAGCCCTGCCACCAGCACTGCCCTCGGCTACCCCGGCAATGACTATCACACCACCTCCAAGCCCTCCATGGACGGGAGCCTTTTCTCCATGATCCCAGATTACAACCTCTTCCATCATCAGGGTGAGGTTGGCGTGATGGAGCACAAGCCCTTCCAGTCCATGGACCCAATTAGAGTCAACCCCCCACCTATCACACCACTTGAGACCATTCGAGCATTCAAAGACAAGCAGCAGATTCATCCAGGTTTCATTGGCGGGCAGCAGCTTGCTCCTCAACACCACCAGCCACCACAGACGCTAACACTCAAACCCATCCGACCACGGAAGTACCCAAATCGACCCAGCAAAACCCCTGTGCATGAGCGGCCTCATGCCTGCCCAGCAGAAAACTGTGACAGACGCTTCTCCCGTTCAGATGAACTGACACGCCACCTCCGCATCCACACGGGTCACAAACCCTTCCAGTGCCGCATATGCATGCGCTCCTTCAGCCGAAGTGACCACCTGACCACCCACATCCGCACGCACACGGGCGAGAAGCCCTTCTCCTGTGAGTTCTGTGGACGCAAGTTTGCCCGGAGTGACGAGCGCAAGAGACATGCCAAAGTTCACCTCAAGCAGAAGGACAAGAAGCCGGCTGACAAGGGGAGTGGGGCAGCTGGCAGCCACAGCTCACCCCCCAGTTCCTGTGGTGGCAGTGGAGGGCCCAGCGGTGGCAACATCATGACTGTCACTACCTGTGCTTAG